In Rhinolophus ferrumequinum isolate MPI-CBG mRhiFer1 chromosome 18, mRhiFer1_v1.p, whole genome shotgun sequence, a genomic segment contains:
- the LOC117038168 gene encoding zinc finger protein 555 isoform X2, protein MDTVVFADVAVNFTREEWALLDGAQRKLYREVMLENFRNLASVDDETQFKANGSVSQRDIYGNKISKEDKIEFSGNDPCISILGKVWEQLSTEDQHTNQGRHVRNHAVEKLCERNDQCAESFSQIPNLNLYQKTLTGVKQYECSGNEKVFMHHSSLKSHVTIHTGHKPYQCQECGRAYGCHSHLKMHVRTHKGERPYVCKLCGKTFPRTSSLNRHIRIHTAEKAYECQQCGKAFIDFSSLTSHVRTHTGEKPYKCKECGKAFSYSSTFRRHMITHTGEKPYKCKDCGEAFSYSSTFQRHMISHTGETPHKCNECGEAFSYFSAFRRHMIAHTGEKPYECKQCGKTFIYLQSFRRHERIHTGEKPYECKQCGKTFIYPQSFRRHERTHGGEKPYECNQCGKAFSHPSSFRGHMRVHTGEKPYECTQCGKTFNWPISLRKHMRTHTKEKPYECKQCGKAFNLSACFREHVRMHPGDKAYECKLCGKAFYCHISLQKHMRRHTAEKLFECKQCGKAFSWPELLQQHVRTHTAEKPYECKECGKVFKWPSSLPIHMRMHTGEKPYECKHCGKAFSCSSSLRRHMRTHSIEKHYIYTVGNPANEFMHSASENSHQERNLTKVANTVLSL, encoded by the exons ATG GACACGGTGGTCTTTGCGGATGTGGCTGTGAACTTCACCCGGGAAGAGTGGGCTTTGCTGGATGGTGCTCAGAGGAAGCTCTACAGAGAAGTGATGCTGGAAAATTTCAGAAACCTGGCCTCAGTGG ATGACGAGACTCAATTTAAGGCCAATGGGTCAGTTTCTCAGCGGGATATTTATGGGAATAAAATATCCAAGGAAGACAAAATAGAGTTCTCTGGAAATGACCCTTGCATCTCCATCTTAGGGAAAGTGTGGGAACAACTAAGCACTGAAGATCAGCACACAAACCAGGGCAGACATGTGAG AAATCATGCAGTGGAGAAACTCTGTGAAAGGAATGATCAATGTGCAGAAAGCTTCAGTCAGATTCCAAATCTTAATCTGTACCAGAAAACTCTTACTGGGGTGAAACAGTATGAATgcagtgggaatgaaaaagtctTCATGCATCATTCATCCCTCAAGAGTCACGTCACCATTCACACTGGACACAAACCCTATCAATGTCAGGAATGTGGGCGGGCCTATGGTTGTCATTCACATCTAAAAATGCATGTGAGAACCCACAAAGGAGAGAGGCCCTACGTATGTAAATTATGTGGAAAAACCTTTCCTCGTACTTCTTCCCTCAACCGGCATATCAGGATTCATACTGCTGAGAAAGCCTATGAATGTCAgcagtgtgggaaagccttcattGATTTTTCAAGTCTTACTAGTCATGTGAGAACgcacactggagagaagccctataaatgtaaggaatgtgggaaagccttcagttaTTCTTCAACTTTTCGAAGACACATGATAAcacacactggagagaagccctataAATGTAAAGACTGTGGGGAAGCCTTCAGCTATTCCTCAACTTTTCAAAGACACATGATATCACACACTGGAGAGACACCacataaatgtaatgaatgtggagAAGCTTTTAGTTACTTCTCAGCTTTTCGAAGACACATGATAGcacacactggagagaaaccttacgaATGTAAACAGTGTGGGAAAACCTTCATTTATCTCCAATCCTTTAGAAGACATGAAAggattcatactggagagaagccttatgAATGCAAACAGTGTGGGAAAACGTTTATTTATCCCCAGTCCTTTCGAAGACATGAAAGGACTCATggtggagagaaaccctatgaatgtaaccagtgtgggaaagccttcagccaTCCCTCATCGTTTCGAGGACATATGAGAGtgcacactggagagaaaccttatgaatgcaCTCAATGTGGTAAAACTTTCAACTGGCCCATATCCTTACGAAAACACAtgagaacacacacaaaagagaaaccctatgaatgtaaacaATGCGGGAAAGCTTTTAATTTGTCTGCTTGCTTTCGAGAACATGTGAGAATGCATCCAGGAGATAAAGCATATGAATGCAAACTATGTGGAAAAGCTTTCTATTGCCACATATCCTTACAAAAACATATGAGAAGGCACACTGCCGAGAAACTTTTTGAATGCAAgcaatgtgggaaagccttcagttgGCCTGAACTTTTGCAACAGCACGTGAGAACACATACCgcagagaaaccctatgaatgtaaggaatgtgggaaagtcTTCAAATGGCCATCATCTTTACCAATACATATGAGAAtgcacactggagagaaaccttatgagtGTAAGcactgtgggaaagccttcagttgTTCCTCATCCTTAAGAAGACATATGAGAACGCATAGTATAGAAAAACACTACATATATACTGTGGGAAATCCTGCAAATGAATTCATGCATAGTGCTTCAGAAAATTCACACCAGGAGAGGAATCTTACAAAAGTTGCAAATACGGTATTGTCTTTATGA
- the LOC117038168 gene encoding zinc finger protein 555 isoform X1: MVPSENRPSSWDTVVFADVAVNFTREEWALLDGAQRKLYREVMLENFRNLASVDDETQFKANGSVSQRDIYGNKISKEDKIEFSGNDPCISILGKVWEQLSTEDQHTNQGRHVRNHAVEKLCERNDQCAESFSQIPNLNLYQKTLTGVKQYECSGNEKVFMHHSSLKSHVTIHTGHKPYQCQECGRAYGCHSHLKMHVRTHKGERPYVCKLCGKTFPRTSSLNRHIRIHTAEKAYECQQCGKAFIDFSSLTSHVRTHTGEKPYKCKECGKAFSYSSTFRRHMITHTGEKPYKCKDCGEAFSYSSTFQRHMISHTGETPHKCNECGEAFSYFSAFRRHMIAHTGEKPYECKQCGKTFIYLQSFRRHERIHTGEKPYECKQCGKTFIYPQSFRRHERTHGGEKPYECNQCGKAFSHPSSFRGHMRVHTGEKPYECTQCGKTFNWPISLRKHMRTHTKEKPYECKQCGKAFNLSACFREHVRMHPGDKAYECKLCGKAFYCHISLQKHMRRHTAEKLFECKQCGKAFSWPELLQQHVRTHTAEKPYECKECGKVFKWPSSLPIHMRMHTGEKPYECKHCGKAFSCSSSLRRHMRTHSIEKHYIYTVGNPANEFMHSASENSHQERNLTKVANTVLSL, translated from the exons ATGGTCCCATCGGAGAATAGGCCTTCATCATGG GACACGGTGGTCTTTGCGGATGTGGCTGTGAACTTCACCCGGGAAGAGTGGGCTTTGCTGGATGGTGCTCAGAGGAAGCTCTACAGAGAAGTGATGCTGGAAAATTTCAGAAACCTGGCCTCAGTGG ATGACGAGACTCAATTTAAGGCCAATGGGTCAGTTTCTCAGCGGGATATTTATGGGAATAAAATATCCAAGGAAGACAAAATAGAGTTCTCTGGAAATGACCCTTGCATCTCCATCTTAGGGAAAGTGTGGGAACAACTAAGCACTGAAGATCAGCACACAAACCAGGGCAGACATGTGAG AAATCATGCAGTGGAGAAACTCTGTGAAAGGAATGATCAATGTGCAGAAAGCTTCAGTCAGATTCCAAATCTTAATCTGTACCAGAAAACTCTTACTGGGGTGAAACAGTATGAATgcagtgggaatgaaaaagtctTCATGCATCATTCATCCCTCAAGAGTCACGTCACCATTCACACTGGACACAAACCCTATCAATGTCAGGAATGTGGGCGGGCCTATGGTTGTCATTCACATCTAAAAATGCATGTGAGAACCCACAAAGGAGAGAGGCCCTACGTATGTAAATTATGTGGAAAAACCTTTCCTCGTACTTCTTCCCTCAACCGGCATATCAGGATTCATACTGCTGAGAAAGCCTATGAATGTCAgcagtgtgggaaagccttcattGATTTTTCAAGTCTTACTAGTCATGTGAGAACgcacactggagagaagccctataaatgtaaggaatgtgggaaagccttcagttaTTCTTCAACTTTTCGAAGACACATGATAAcacacactggagagaagccctataAATGTAAAGACTGTGGGGAAGCCTTCAGCTATTCCTCAACTTTTCAAAGACACATGATATCACACACTGGAGAGACACCacataaatgtaatgaatgtggagAAGCTTTTAGTTACTTCTCAGCTTTTCGAAGACACATGATAGcacacactggagagaaaccttacgaATGTAAACAGTGTGGGAAAACCTTCATTTATCTCCAATCCTTTAGAAGACATGAAAggattcatactggagagaagccttatgAATGCAAACAGTGTGGGAAAACGTTTATTTATCCCCAGTCCTTTCGAAGACATGAAAGGACTCATggtggagagaaaccctatgaatgtaaccagtgtgggaaagccttcagccaTCCCTCATCGTTTCGAGGACATATGAGAGtgcacactggagagaaaccttatgaatgcaCTCAATGTGGTAAAACTTTCAACTGGCCCATATCCTTACGAAAACACAtgagaacacacacaaaagagaaaccctatgaatgtaaacaATGCGGGAAAGCTTTTAATTTGTCTGCTTGCTTTCGAGAACATGTGAGAATGCATCCAGGAGATAAAGCATATGAATGCAAACTATGTGGAAAAGCTTTCTATTGCCACATATCCTTACAAAAACATATGAGAAGGCACACTGCCGAGAAACTTTTTGAATGCAAgcaatgtgggaaagccttcagttgGCCTGAACTTTTGCAACAGCACGTGAGAACACATACCgcagagaaaccctatgaatgtaaggaatgtgggaaagtcTTCAAATGGCCATCATCTTTACCAATACATATGAGAAtgcacactggagagaaaccttatgagtGTAAGcactgtgggaaagccttcagttgTTCCTCATCCTTAAGAAGACATATGAGAACGCATAGTATAGAAAAACACTACATATATACTGTGGGAAATCCTGCAAATGAATTCATGCATAGTGCTTCAGAAAATTCACACCAGGAGAGGAATCTTACAAAAGTTGCAAATACGGTATTGTCTTTATGA